The Vigna angularis cultivar LongXiaoDou No.4 chromosome 6, ASM1680809v1, whole genome shotgun sequence genome contains the following window.
AATCTTGTACGAATGGTGTTGAAGTTTTTTGGATGAAGCAGTTTTCCCTTTTTTGGTTCTTTTATCAACGACTGACTTTAACCTGTTGGTGCGTGGTCGTCCTTTTTGCTTCACTGCTAAAGGGCTACAGACATGTACATCAACACTTGCACCAGCAGTGTCGGGTATTGTACCGGTGACCGGATTGTCATACCGTAGTTCACCTCCATCACTAATGATGTTATTTGTCATGGATGAATTGCATCCAAACTTTTTACCCAGCAAACGAagttctttttccaactcattAGAAGCAGCTTCCGACTCACAAGCTACCTCAGCTATTTCATAGAATCGTTTGCACAAAATTTGGTATCTTTGCATCGCCAGTTCATGATTGGAATTACTATACGCTGCTCTAATGAGAGTGTGCCTTCTACGGATATTTTTGCTCCACCGCCGTAAAACGTATTTTGAGAATACACTGTAAACATCTTCCTGACCGAATAACAAAAGGCAATGGCGACAAATGATGCCTCTAAACTCAAATAATAGGCAAGAATAGGTGGTATTTTTTGTGAGTGGATCAAATTGcactttataaaatttatctgCACATTTACCCTCCCACATGCGCTCCTCTTTTATTGTGTAAGTGTTGAAGAAGTTGTCTTTTACGGTTTCTTTGATGAAACAATTCATCCTTGACCGAAACTCTGTTTGCACATCCTCAAACTTTGCATGTGTGTACTCTAGTTGAAATTCTCTCTCGATTGGTGACTGAGAACCACATGCAACTGTGGTGTTGAGGGAGGAGAAATCaacttgtatttctttttggGCCTTCATTCTGAGGGCATTGTCGTATTGAACCACAAATTGGTGAAGTGTGGTATTAGAATTGATAAATCCATCAAAGAAAGCATTCATTCCCTCACTTCTTTGAGTAGTTGACATGCCCGCCCATAAATGATTCCTCAAGTAACAAGGTACCCATTTGTGTCTCTCCTGATACAAAGTACATAACCATTCATTCTCCTATAATCCATGTCTGGTCAGTAGTTCTTTCCAACCATTCTCAAAGTCCATTGGATAACCACAGTCATAGACAAGCGCGTTTAGATCGGTTTGGATAGCCACATATTGTTTATAGCCTTGAAATTTTTCAGGCAACTTTTTCATTATGTGCCATAAACACCACCTCTGCCTAGTATTTGGAAAGACTTCTTCGATGGCATTCGTCATTGCCCTACATTGATCAGTTATAATCCCATTTGGGGCCTTATTACCCATGCATCTAAGCCAAGATTGGAACAACCATACAAAAGAGCCAGTGTCTTCCGACGATAGCAATCCACATCCAAGTAAAATGGAGTGTCCATGATGGTTAACTCCGACGAAAGGCGCAAATGGCATGTCATACTTATTTGTTAAGTAAGTGCTGTCGAAAGACACCACATCACCAAATTCTTCACAAGCAGCTCGACTTCTTGCATCTGCCCAAAAGACACTACAAATTCTATTTCCTTCATCCAATGCAATGTCATAAAAGAACTCGTTATTTAAATCTTTCATTGATGAAAATTGTCGTAGGAGGGCTTGTCCATCACCATCCTTACATAAAGATCTTCTGTGTTGGCCAATGTAGTTTCGCGCATCTCACTCCATGAAGTCCATGTTTTCAAATTCACCTGCATTGCTCACGATGCTAAGGAAACTCTTATTAATCTGGACTTCAGCATCATCGTTCAGCTCCAATGTGCGCTTAGCTTGCATGCTCAATTTTCTATTGCCAGGAATTAGCTCGGAGGTATTTGGGCATAGATCATGGTTGTGCTCTAGGACAACGGTCCTTATAAACCATTTATCGTCCTTCCTTCCAATGGTTATGCCAGTTGGACATTGATTGGTTTGGCTAAGAAGTGTTTTCACCTCGAGTTTGATTGAAGAGACATATTTTCCTTCCCTTGAGCAAACTAATCTCAAGTAGTTGACATTGTTGTTGTTATCTTTTTTAGAAGTTCTTGTGCGCACAACAAATCCACATCTAATGGGATAATTTGTGTAAACATGTTTTGCTTCTTCCATTGTCTGAAAACACTTATGCAATGTTGGCTCCAAGTCCAAAAAGCTTTCAATAGGGTCATCAATATTGACATTACACTCAAGCAGTTCACTCACATAACGAcctataaaaacattattaaaactaagaaatggaaataaaaaaaactattttagtgCCTCTTTATTGCGCCCTTTAATGAAGCTAAAGCTTTCCTCACCAACCTCCAGTGAAGGATTAAGTGCACCCTTCTTAAATGTCCTCCTCAACAACCTCCAGAAGAAGATAGTAGAATGTGTCTTTAATGAAGAGGAATGGTAAAAGGCACAAAGTTCACGTAGAAGGGAGaaatatgaagtattttggaggGAAGAAGTCTGtgaagcaacaaaaacaagctACGTTGAAAGAGTGTACATTCAGTTGGTTTTCTCTCTCATACCTCACATTAATTGCAACTTACTTTATCATTCCCCACATTTAATGCAAGTTCATTCAAGCAAGCAAAGAGATTTTCTCTTTCACCAATTTGTGCCAAAAAGTAACTGGCTCGTTAATCAACGAAGCTTTTGTCATTAATTGAAACATGaagtaaaaaaagtaataatattatattatattaatacatttttaaattataaaccaATAACTTGGTCAAGACATCTTTAAATATGTCGCACATACCCATTCTTATGCAATCAAGTTCAATATATTTGTAagttctttaaaattatttcaattcttATGTCGTAATATTGTCTTCACAATGTTGTATTGTCCATAACCTGGAATTCAAATTCTTGCAGATTATTGAAGGATAATCATGGATGCATGGGAAGACCTTGTTTATGATGATGACGTGTTTGAatcatttctaaaaaaatgtGATGCTTCAGCATCGCTTATACCTGGTCCAGCAGGTAATGTTCAAGCGGCTTTCCTGAATAGGACAAATACAAAAGAACCTAAATCGACACAAGAATTTGCTCGTGATGTTGCTCACGCAACATATGAACGAGATTTCAACTCAAATGCGTGGAAATGGGCACAAATGTTTATTGAACACCATGGTACAACTTTTGTTGAAATCATGTGAATAAAAATGTTTAGTTAGACAATATGATATCTTGTTCACATGACTTTGACAATTGCAGATCTCGTCACTGATGGAAAATTCGAGAACGTCAACTCCCTTAATGAGGCAAAATCATCACAGGTCCTTCCATTTGTTGCTTGCATATTGAAAGAGTGCAAACTCAATGGTTTGGGAGACATGCAGTTGACTATCaaggtattatttattttaaagtacaACATTTGTTGTTTATGTAAACTAATCAATGATTAAATGTGACCAAGACCCAACAGCGACAATGAAGGCTTCGTTGCACAAGAAAGTTCTTCAAGATCCTGAATTTGGAGATAATATTGGAGTTGGCTCCGTTATACTCAATCTTGTAACCCATCCCTTCactacttaaattaaaataagttttaattacCTTTGATGGATGTTTTTGATATTAATTATGTATGTTCATTTAGATACAATCCTTCAGTGCATTTGAAATAAACTATTACCTTAATATCGTGCATCGCAACGTAGTCAAGGTTTTTCCAGCTGAAATTTGTCCTCCCACAATTGAACTGGTCAAGGAAACACCAAAACCTGTCATTCGACTACCTATGTGGGCAGAAAACGATAAGAATGTGGATGACATCCTCCGCAAATTCGTTCCACCATCTCACCAACCATCATCATCCAAAGAAccaaacaataattaattgttttatgatataatttgataaatattttctaatgcGGGTGAACTTATAAGTTCTACGGATaactgtaatattattttatgaccACTAAAACAATTTCTGGGATTACTGTAATATTAATAACCTAGACTTGCATGTGTTGTTAAGGTTGACTTTATGTTTATGAATGTGATGTTATGCCGTAATTGTACTGATTTTGGTCACCTTAATGCAATGTTTGATATTCTTTTTTGCCATATATTGTTTCATTCTTCCCTGAAGGAGTGTCCAAAAAATGTTAAAAGCAATGGGTTtaagacaaaaaattataaatcttgACTCTGGTCACCTATGTTACCACAACTGGCTCCtgcagtacaagtttctgtacaaatccaggattttgttcgtgtaatcgtttaccaagctgttgtaaacgattacaagtgtgtTTTTTTGAAGCACAAGTCTCTTGACTTCACctaagttgctcatctcataaacattgttcctttccttcTTCATGGGGTGCCCAATACATTACCTCTCACACTATAAACACAGTTAAACAACAATATCCAGTGAAAACCATTGGACTTAtgctaaaaaatttaaaattttgaatatggtcacctaggttaccacagtTGGTTCCTgtagtacaagtttctgtacaaaacccaAATTTTGTTCATGTAATTGTTTACAAAGaacctgtaaacgattaccaagAACCTGTAAATGATTaccaagtttctgtacaaatcctaCAGTACACGTTTCTATACAAAACCGAGATTTTGTTCGTATAATCGTTTACCAAGaacctgtaaacgattaccaatGTGTTTTTTGATGCAGAAGTTTCAGGACTTTACTTAAGCTAGTGAACCATTGctttaatttaaatgaattattaatatagTGCTTTCCTTTGTCATCAAAACACACACAACGTAAATAAAATGACATTGCACATAAAGTAATCATGAAAAATATGATCTTATTTCAATAACAATCTGTACATATATATCATTGTTTGTTACAATCTGTACATATAACAATCTAATTGGGAAAAATCCAACTTTCtctaaatacataaaaatatttaacaaatgtAAACAATCCTACAACAATCCATATTCAGCTAGCGCTTCCATTCTTCTAATGTTGTCGTTGTCTAGGATCCAATCCCTTACATAATTCTTCCTAATTGCACGCAACTCCTCCTGAAACCAAAATTTTgtagtttataaattaactcAATCACAAACTATTTCTAATAATGAAAATGATACTTACATTCGTATATTGAGGCATGCTCTTGCCGTTGTATTTGTCCTCTCCATCCCAAATTTCCATTGCTTTTAACATTATAACTCCACAATCATGTCTGAAAGAATACAACCGCAAATATAGAAGTTATGACAACGAACATTAATGACAAaaccaaatatttaaatacaatgGTTATAACaacttacaagtttggttggGAGGGGATATTTGCTTGTTCAACAGACAAAGGTCTAATACTCCCTTCCGGTCTATTGTACAAGATGCAAAAAAATCTTGCAATATTTTCAGCCTACCAAAGAAGAAGTACAATAACCAGTTCAAAAAGACAACATTAATTGACAATAACCAATTTATTTGCAAACATAAATTGTGCAATCATACAACAAATTTGTCAATCCTTTTCCAATCTCTAACACCCTTGCCCAATGAGTCAATCACAAATATTTGTAATGTGCTAAGTTTCACTGAATAACACCATCAATGTTCATCATGGACAAATGGCATAAACAACtacaaacaaagaaaaccaaatgtcaatacatgaacaaagaaaaattggCAAACATAATCATTACAAATTAAACCTAACTCACAAAGTCAACTGTGACAATGTCTCCAAGTCCAAAATGATTAGAATGCATATAGGTCTGGTAATTATGAAGGGTATAGACCTGTTGATTTTGTGGACGTTTCCTCAAATCACTAATAACATGGTTCTGTGGacaatttcaaattcatcaatCCACAATGCCTTACACATTATTTCTACCATCAAATATATGatatcaaaaaaattataatttaccGCGTATAATGAACTTAAATGAATCCTCTTAACAACACCGCTCAACTTATTCTCAAAGTGCATAAAAATTGTAGCAGCAAATAACACCACCTACAcattgaaaattttccaaataaataacataactaCCAACATTAAACAATAAGACATGTCACATAATAGTTACCATGTTATCAACATATTCGAGTGGCGCTAAAGTGTGAACTGAAGTTGTGCTCAAGGTCTGCCAATGGTTTCACATAGAACTctgaaaaaaatcaaatatcattcAATCAGAAACGATCACCTTTCACCAATGACAAATGAAATTCCAAACAATTACATATGTCGTCTGTCTCTTACGCTGACTACATAGTACAATTGGTCAACATCGACAGTAGTGCTTGGATCACCAATAAAACTGCGCAAAGGGGGGATCGCCAATGGTACCTCcccttcatcatcatcatcatcgccATCATCAATTTCAATACAAACACAACGATGCTTCTCCATCTTCATGTGCTGAGATGCTGCAAGTTTGTCATCTTCATGTGGTGGTTCTTCATCCCCTGCTTCTTCATTATAGGGACCTACAGGGTGTTCATCATCTCCATCAGCATCTTTTTCATCACCTCCATATGTAGGTGCTTCCTCTTCAGCACCAACACCTTCTTCATCATGACCAAATGCAGCTTGTTCATTAAAGATTGGAGTTTGACGAATGTCAATTAACTCCCTCGTAATGACAACAATCTTGGCATTCAATGTCATAATATCATGATTGTTTTTCCTCATTCTCTCCTCAACACCTGCTTCCCACGTGCCGTCATCGGAGCTTTCATCATATGTTTCCTGAACCCTGGATCGTTCAGCCATCGATCCTTCACCCATCCCTCCGTCATCCATGTGGAATGTAGCACGGATTTCGGGCACTTGACGATCTTGCTTACTTACATACCACTCCAGATTTAACTATACCATACACAAAGAACCAAATTAGTGAAATAAGAccatcaatatttaaaaaaaaattataacaaaggTTGAAAGACTTACATCTCCAAtcttaaacatattttcaattttttttgtccttGCTGTAACACCCTGATTTAggcgttacaatttattttccacaaaaaatacatatataacttttctttaagaattttcaacaccaacaaaatattaagtgctttattacaacacaagtcttctaaaataaaatttcacacagttcataaacttctgaaatttaaaattccacacagtttgaaatttcaaacatatttatttagaaattccCCATGTCTCTTTTCCCCACAGATCTCTTATCTTCTAAGCAAGTCTAGAACCATCTGTtaattcatctgaaatagtttctgctcccgtataatatcacacattatacgatcattgcattcacatacacaaacacaaacaatagggtgagctaactgAAACAAGCATACAATCCATTCACAATCCGTTAATAATACATCCACAGTATTCAATACAGTTAAGCACACCCACTCAACATATTATCACAATATCATTGCTCAACAATTTTACTATTCCACTTATCAAAGTGTTACAACTTCACCTCATCcgacctacttaccaaagtagtacaaaccaagttattctctctacttatcaaagtagcacCGCAAGACAATACTgtctacttatcaaagtagcacAGCAAGACattattgtctacttaccaaagcagtatagtataattaattcgcctacttaccaaagtagcataaAACAAGAtcttctgcctacttaccaaagtagcgcaGCAAGACAAtactgtctacttaccaaagtagcacagtatagttaatctgcctacttatcaaagtagcccGCATTTATAtcattctctttatctcttcattcatcatctcatcctgcctacttatcaaagtagcgcAAATCACCCTgcttacttaccaaagtaacgCAGACCCAACATCTActcgcctacttaccaaagtagcgcaAACCAACATCATTTACattatttcaacaaattattcataatcaaCCACAACCCATCCAAAACTAATCATACTCAACAAGCATAAGAGAACCGGTGAACTTTTCTCAATTCCcttctgtctacttaccaatgtagcacaaattaaccaaattacatTTTCCTAACATATCATTCATAACCAATCACATGCCATCTCAACCACTAATCCCAAACCAATCATGCTCAACAAGCACATAATAACCAATCAACATATCTCAGTTTCAATtatgcctacttaccaaagtagcacaaattaaccaaattacctttttcaacatattatttatcgacgatctgaaccaatcaaactaatcaACAACATGTTTAGATCATGTGGTAAGcttttcagtccaatccaacggttaatgaggcggaaatcatcaattttgtataaatgatccaaaacataaattaagcagtattgagatccctg
Protein-coding sequences here:
- the LOC108341420 gene encoding protein FAR-RED IMPAIRED RESPONSE 1-like, whose translation is MSTTQRSEGMNAFFDGFINSNTTLHQFVVQYDNALRMKAQKEIQVDFSSLNTTVACGSQSPIEREFQLEYTHAKFEDVQTEFRSRMNCFIKETVKDNFFNTYTIKEERMWEGKCADKFYKVQFDPLTKNTTYSCLLFEFRGIICRHCLLLFGQEDVYSVFSKYVLRRWSKNIRRRHTLIRAAYSNSNHELAMQRYQILCKRFYEIAEVACESEAASNELEKELRLLGKKFGCNSSMTNNIISDGGELRYDNPVTGTIPDTAGASVDVHVCSPLAVKQKGRPRTNRLKSVVDKRTKKGKTASSKKLQHHSYKILWGTLSHFHVVHHVHIHSLNIPVITTFLLLACFREDHCYWLDRELLCRPELELEVCCHREVLELASSSVA